One window from the genome of Paraneptunicella aestuarii encodes:
- a CDS encoding NDNF family FN3 domain-containing protein, translated as MKRLLLYFSLLLINSVNADVGLLMFDNPAGSVIALSDTPDNESNNVEFDSDDAIVSTLHELTSSPQYHYYSVLAVHLSEQTSTAYSIRAPPSLA; from the coding sequence ATGAAACGCTTACTACTCTATTTTAGTTTGCTTCTCATTAACAGCGTAAACGCTGATGTCGGCTTACTCATGTTCGACAACCCAGCGGGTTCTGTCATTGCCTTATCAGATACTCCAGACAATGAAAGCAATAATGTCGAATTTGATAGTGACGATGCTATTGTTTCAACGCTTCATGAACTGACTTCCTCCCCTCAATATCATTATTATTCTGTTCTCGCAGTTCATTTGTCTGAACAGACATCAACGGCATACTCAATAAGAGCACCACCTTCATTGGCCTGA
- a CDS encoding CBS domain-containing protein encodes MKKLHFYHVSSVDELAQPQETNQITLDSPALTFLTDFSVTEPLMIDSSASAIEAKELMQKTHVRLQMVVDENNHFVGIISADDLIDRKLVMKVSEGNLRNEIPITEMMRKKESLMALDIEELSRANIRDVINALRDSGQQHALVISRDNHKIRGIFSASDISRKLHLPIDIQRRSTFFDVFMAINSKHVSNLAVAS; translated from the coding sequence ATGAAAAAATTACATTTTTACCATGTATCCAGCGTTGATGAATTAGCCCAACCTCAAGAAACTAATCAGATTACCCTGGATTCACCAGCTCTTACTTTTTTAACTGACTTCAGCGTAACTGAGCCATTAATGATCGACTCAAGCGCATCGGCCATTGAAGCTAAAGAGCTAATGCAAAAAACCCATGTTCGCTTGCAAATGGTCGTTGATGAAAACAATCATTTTGTTGGCATTATCAGCGCTGATGACCTGATCGATCGCAAGCTGGTTATGAAAGTCTCGGAAGGAAACCTGCGTAACGAAATTCCAATCACTGAAATGATGAGAAAGAAAGAATCGTTAATGGCACTGGATATTGAAGAGCTGTCACGTGCCAATATCCGTGACGTGATTAACGCTCTTAGAGATAGCGGTCAGCAACATGCCTTAGTCATCTCAAGAGATAACCACAAAATCAGGGGGATTTTCTCAGCCAGTGATATTTCAAGAAAACTGCACCTACCTATTGATATTCAAAGAAGATCAACCTTCTTCGATGTCTTCATGGCAATCAATAGCAAGCATGTTTCAAACCTGGCAGTAGCTTCTTAA